The Plasmodium vinckei vinckei genome assembly, chromosome: PVVCY_05 region GGACATTCTTCCATTTAACAAAAATGCATAATTGGAAAAGCTttagattattttttccttcatatatatttttaagaaCCATAAAATTAGAAGATTTATGTTAATaaattgatttattttcattataataatgttttgtgtatataatttgtttatgtCGTTGAATATtaagatatatttatatgtattaattttgtgagtactacaaatatatcggttattatttatgatttCCCTTCGTTTAATGCTAATCactcttttttattaatatatataaatatgcatttatttGGTGTTTTGATTGTCATTTTTCTTATAGAACtcaaaatttaaatcaaaaattatttatttccaaaattataaatgtcTTAAAATACATCATActcataataattattaatgatttattttatttttttgctttcTTAAAGTTTGTCTTTGAAAGCCTTTACAGAACCCAAATAATCaatacaatataaatatattaaaatttacaaattcgatcatttttaataatttatttcatatatatatatatatatatatatatttaaaacaattcgttaaactaataaatattatcaaattattaaaaattatgcaaataaaatgtaatgTGGTACTTAACCTTAACCCATTTATGGGTTCCACAAACACTATCTTAACCCTGACCCACTACATAAAAtcatatacaaattatacaaaaacaatacaaaaatgcaataatatgcatattaattttatattttattgattatattatttaattattcttatagacacaaaaattatgatcCAAAAATATCGTCAAAAATGACTTGTTTCCAAATAGACATATTCTTAACATATATCAATCATTATTACGATTTTTGGAATTATCACTACTCTTCGaatcatatattatgtttcattttcttctttatttttattaatttttttcttatatattgtCTTTGAAATAGTTTATCAATtccaaataatgaatactaatataaaaatgggaaaattattatatattttttgataaacgCATATAAGGGatcacaaaaatataatttaaatattatagttttaattccttattatttaccTTATAAGCAACTCCCAAGAAAATTGGTATTGCAAATGTCGATAAACCTGGAATTACAGTGTTTAATATCGATGAACTTGATGGTGTAGCTTCAGGACTTAGTACAGTAGGTTGTTCAGAATTTCCTACAGGATTTTCTTTAGGGGTTAATTCTGGAAGTGATTTAAAATTGGTACATTTATtaccatatttatttattaaattcttATAATCATCTGATATTGTAGACAATAGTTGACTAAATGGACtgtcttttatattattagaatCATTATTGAGTTcttcaaaattttgaacAAAATCATTAGCATCTTtcgaatattttttgcaatccagtttgttatttttaattacatgatacaataataataatataccaAATGGATAATCGAATTTAgatatttctttaatattCATCAAATCATTATT contains the following coding sequences:
- a CDS encoding CIR protein PIR protein, which translates into the protein MAESSDNLKDVYNDIFKINDYFYEGEQGQLILDEAHGSIDKYCDYGSSSGNGKCQNDYLKMASSGIIHLLTNLKNYGLENDKLAEYAILFLSYKLNQNEKNKLTDLNEFYTKYIETNKYYNNKIKDNGSSTYKEIIDTNNDLMNIKEISKFDYPFGILLLLYHVIKNNKLDCKKYSKDANDFVQNFEELNNDSNNIKDSPFSQLLSTISDDYKNLINKYGNKCTNFKSLPELTPKENPVGNSEQPTVLSPEATPSSSSILNTVIPGLSTFAIPIFLGVAYKVNNKELKL